From the genome of Candidatus Aramenus sp. CH1, one region includes:
- a CDS encoding DUF47 family protein, translating into MSIAHMTLEEKMQQITLKLIDEIRVFYEFLTVKTRNPMQAYAKINGIKNSVENEKYLLGEYIVKVKEGLDDKDLYFAILDRLEKISQNIDASAYRLSVLLARGTELNEIVYKFTVVMSEKILASLTHLIEAIKSLSINAKKSVESSRNVLKLEEEVDDLYRNVELKLFEAKYDDLIYVMLMKDIVDRLEDSEDLIRDVANDITYIAFGRM; encoded by the coding sequence ATGAGTATCGCCCACATGACCTTGGAGGAAAAGATGCAACAGATAACGCTTAAGCTAATAGACGAGATCAGGGTATTCTACGAGTTCCTCACAGTCAAGACTCGGAACCCCATGCAGGCCTACGCTAAGATAAACGGGATAAAGAACAGCGTGGAAAACGAGAAGTACCTGCTGGGCGAGTACATCGTAAAGGTCAAGGAGGGCCTAGACGACAAGGACCTGTACTTTGCCATCCTCGATAGGCTGGAAAAGATATCGCAGAACATAGATGCTAGCGCGTATAGGCTGAGCGTCCTACTGGCGAGGGGTACGGAACTCAACGAGATAGTCTACAAGTTCACCGTAGTGATGTCGGAGAAGATATTGGCTTCCTTGACCCACCTTATCGAGGCTATAAAGAGCTTGTCCATTAACGCGAAGAAGTCGGTGGAGAGTTCCAGGAACGTGCTTAAGCTAGAGGAAGAGGTAGACGACTTGTATAGAAACGTAGAGCTGAAGCTGTTCGAGGCCAAGTACGATGACTTGATATACGTAATGCTTATGAAGGACATTGTAGACAGACTAGAGGACAGCGAGGACTTGATAAGGGACGTGGCGAACGACATTACCTACATAGCCTTTGGGAGGATGTGA
- the glyS gene encoding glycine--tRNA ligase, producing MSEVEKVIELAKRRGLFWPSYEIYGGVGGLYDIGPIGVRIKNKIVNLWRKYFVEDNKEFVVEVETPIITPYKVLEASGHVDNFTDPIVECTKCHRIYRADHLVEDVLKVNVERLSISELNQLIKEKNVKCPSCGGDLGDVRAFNLLFSTNIGPYSGSTGFLRPETAQGMFTSFRKVYEVSRERLPLGIAQVGRVARNEISPRQGLIRMREFTIMEVEFFFDPEDDEVPLYRFEEDEINIWRAEDKAKGEEKVTKFKVKELVGEKVVVNPWMAYWMATANRFVKALGISNTFFEEKLPQERAHYSRQTFDQIAVVKGERVEISGHAYRGDYDLSRHARFSGQDLSVFKKYLEPRAVKRKAVIINKDKLNNESKEFVKEFMTKVANKSPEEIEQILATGFTIDGKKVSDYVVVTEREEKETGKRFIPHVVEPSFGVERCFFLSVLNAYSEKKGRIVLSLPREVAPYEVAVFPLLERENLVKKAKEIYLKVKEKFDAVYDDSGSIGRRYARVDEIGVPYAVTVDPQTLEDSTVTIRDRDTWKQVRVKEEKLTTALEKLFSGEPIEKAGEGS from the coding sequence GTGAGCGAAGTAGAGAAAGTAATAGAACTGGCAAAGAGGAGGGGGCTCTTCTGGCCCTCGTACGAGATATATGGCGGAGTAGGGGGGCTCTACGACATAGGACCTATTGGGGTTAGGATAAAGAACAAGATAGTGAACTTATGGAGAAAGTACTTTGTGGAGGACAACAAGGAGTTCGTGGTAGAGGTAGAGACTCCGATTATAACGCCTTACAAGGTGCTTGAAGCTAGCGGCCACGTAGACAATTTTACTGACCCTATAGTAGAGTGCACTAAGTGTCACAGGATCTACAGGGCGGATCACTTAGTAGAGGACGTACTGAAGGTAAACGTGGAGAGACTATCTATCTCTGAACTTAACCAACTAATAAAGGAGAAGAACGTCAAATGTCCCTCTTGTGGAGGGGATCTGGGAGATGTTAGAGCGTTTAACCTCCTCTTCTCTACCAACATTGGTCCCTACAGTGGTAGCACTGGTTTCCTTAGGCCCGAAACGGCGCAGGGGATGTTCACTTCCTTCAGAAAGGTCTACGAGGTAAGTAGGGAGAGGCTACCGCTGGGCATAGCCCAAGTTGGGAGAGTGGCGAGGAATGAGATATCCCCAAGGCAAGGGCTGATAAGGATGAGGGAGTTCACCATCATGGAAGTAGAGTTCTTCTTCGACCCAGAAGACGACGAAGTGCCATTGTACAGGTTCGAGGAGGATGAAATCAACATATGGAGAGCAGAGGACAAGGCCAAGGGGGAGGAGAAGGTCACCAAGTTCAAGGTAAAGGAGCTAGTGGGCGAAAAGGTGGTGGTAAACCCTTGGATGGCATATTGGATGGCAACAGCCAACAGGTTTGTAAAGGCCCTTGGAATCTCCAACACGTTTTTCGAGGAGAAGCTTCCACAGGAGAGGGCACACTACTCAAGGCAGACCTTTGACCAAATAGCAGTAGTAAAGGGGGAGAGGGTGGAGATATCTGGGCATGCATATAGGGGAGACTACGACTTAAGTAGGCACGCCAGGTTCAGTGGTCAGGACCTCTCTGTGTTCAAGAAGTACCTTGAGCCTAGGGCTGTGAAGAGAAAGGCCGTGATAATAAACAAGGACAAGTTGAACAACGAGAGCAAGGAGTTCGTGAAGGAGTTCATGACTAAGGTGGCCAACAAGTCGCCAGAGGAAATAGAGCAGATACTCGCTACTGGTTTCACCATAGACGGAAAGAAGGTCTCAGATTACGTCGTAGTGACTGAGAGGGAAGAGAAGGAGACTGGGAAGAGGTTCATTCCACACGTAGTTGAACCTTCCTTTGGAGTGGAGAGGTGCTTTTTCTTGAGCGTCCTCAACGCTTACAGCGAAAAGAAGGGCAGGATAGTCCTTTCCCTCCCCAGGGAGGTAGCCCCCTACGAAGTTGCAGTATTTCCCCTACTTGAGAGAGAAAATTTGGTGAAAAAGGCAAAGGAGATTTACTTGAAGGTTAAGGAGAAGTTCGACGCGGTCTACGACGATTCGGGGAGCATAGGGAGGAGATATGCTAGAGTGGATGAGATAGGAGTGCCTTATGCTGTGACTGTGGACCCGCAGACCTTAGAGGACAGCACGGTTACTATAAGGGATAGGGACACGTGGAAGCAGGTTAGAGTTAAAGAGGAAAAGTTAACTACCGCTTTGGAGAAACTATTTAGTGGAGAGCCTATCGAAAAAGCAGGTGAGGGTAGTTGA
- the speB gene encoding agmatinase → MDDARLLYLNETLRKFAGFSKANSPFVILGIPMDVTSSFRPGSRFAPSSIREVAQYIEFFSIRTGVDMGEIGFNDAGDVILHPSDVEENVRRISEVASYFKDRGKVLITIGGEHTVTVGTTKGVDADCVLSFDAHLDLRDEYMGYKYDHACVMRRISERGVKVFEVGTRAVGRDEIEYANSAGIPFMTSHQVKLVGPREVAKKVSTHFKECKRIYVTYDMDGIDPAFAPGVATPEPEGLDPSTVLDIVSLVVDKRVVGFDVVEVSPPYDPSGITSVLGAKLIMETAALIAKASKQP, encoded by the coding sequence ATGGACGACGCACGGCTTCTTTACTTAAATGAGACGTTGAGGAAGTTCGCTGGCTTTTCCAAAGCTAACTCTCCCTTTGTGATCTTGGGTATACCAATGGACGTGACCAGCAGCTTTAGGCCCGGAAGCAGGTTTGCCCCTAGCTCCATTAGAGAGGTAGCCCAATACATCGAGTTCTTCTCCATTAGGACAGGGGTGGACATGGGAGAAATCGGCTTCAACGACGCAGGTGACGTAATTCTCCACCCCTCAGACGTTGAGGAGAACGTGAGGAGGATCTCAGAGGTCGCGAGCTACTTTAAGGACAGGGGAAAGGTGCTAATAACCATAGGCGGAGAGCACACGGTGACGGTAGGGACCACGAAGGGAGTGGACGCTGACTGCGTCCTCAGCTTTGACGCTCACCTCGACCTCAGGGACGAATACATGGGCTACAAGTACGACCACGCCTGCGTGATGAGAAGGATAAGCGAGAGGGGGGTGAAGGTCTTTGAGGTCGGTACTAGGGCGGTAGGCAGGGACGAAATAGAGTACGCAAACTCCGCCGGAATACCGTTCATGACCTCGCACCAAGTGAAGCTAGTCGGGCCTAGGGAAGTGGCTAAAAAGGTCTCAACGCACTTCAAGGAATGTAAGAGGATATACGTAACGTACGATATGGACGGAATTGACCCAGCATTTGCTCCCGGAGTTGCGACTCCAGAGCCTGAGGGCCTAGACCCATCAACGGTGCTCGACATAGTTAGCCTGGTTGTTGACAAAAGGGTTGTCGGGTTTGACGTGGTGGAGGTCTCTCCTCCCTACGACCCCTCTGGGATAACCTCAGTGCTGGGAGCAAAGCTAATAATGGAAACCGCAGCCCTAATAGCTAAGGCGTCTAAACAGCCTTAA
- a CDS encoding DNA-directed RNA polymerase subunit P: protein MADKYRCGRCWKTFDEEKLKVLPGVRCPYCGYNIIYMIRRPTVKVIKAV, encoded by the coding sequence ATGGCGGACAAATACAGATGTGGTAGATGTTGGAAGACCTTCGACGAAGAGAAGCTTAAGGTCCTCCCCGGAGTGAGGTGTCCCTACTGCGGTTATAACATAATATACATGATAAGGAGGCCAACAGTCAAGGTAATTAAGGCTGTTTAG
- the yciH gene encoding stress response translation initiation inhibitor YciH, translated as MTDNLCGGLPPEICEQLNKEEQFIKVKLEKRRYGKEVTVIEGISDSDAELKKIASELKSRLAAGGTVKNGRIEIQGDHREKVKELLVKLGFPESNIVVIE; from the coding sequence ATGACAGATAACTTGTGTGGAGGACTTCCACCAGAAATATGTGAGCAGTTAAACAAAGAAGAACAATTTATTAAGGTAAAATTAGAAAAAAGGAGATACGGTAAAGAGGTAACTGTGATAGAAGGGATCTCTGACTCAGATGCGGAATTAAAAAAGATTGCCTCGGAACTCAAGTCCAGGTTAGCCGCAGGAGGTACAGTGAAAAACGGCAGGATAGAAATACAAGGCGATCACAGGGAGAAGGTAAAGGAGCTACTAGTTAAGCTAGGCTTCCCAGAGAGCAATATAGTTGTGATAGAGTAA
- a CDS encoding transcription initiation factor IIB → MVNEQDSKSNTSICPPDKIVFDADRGEYICTETGEVIEDRIVDQGPEWRAFTPEEKEKRSRVGGPLNNTIHDRGLSTLIDWKDKDAIGRNLDPKRRLEVLRWRKWQVRARIQSSIDRNLAQAMNELERIGNLLGLPKSVKDEAALIYRKAVEKGLVRGRSIESVVAASIYASCRRMKIARTLDEIAQYTKANRKEVARCYRLLLRELDVEVPVSDPKDYVTRIGSLLGLSGATMKLAAEILEKGKNVGLTAGKDPAGLAAAAIYIAALLNDERRTQKEIAQVAGVTEVTVRNRYKELTQELKIPIQNQ, encoded by the coding sequence GTGGTTAACGAACAGGATTCTAAGTCCAATACGTCAATCTGTCCTCCGGATAAAATAGTTTTCGACGCAGACAGAGGCGAGTACATATGTACTGAGACAGGAGAGGTAATAGAGGACAGGATCGTCGACCAAGGCCCAGAGTGGAGGGCCTTTACCCCTGAGGAAAAAGAGAAAAGGAGTAGGGTAGGAGGACCCTTAAACAACACCATCCACGACAGAGGTCTCTCGACGCTGATTGACTGGAAGGACAAGGATGCCATAGGCAGAAACTTAGACCCAAAGAGGAGGCTGGAGGTACTTAGGTGGAGGAAGTGGCAAGTAAGGGCAAGGATACAGTCCTCCATAGACAGGAACCTAGCCCAAGCCATGAACGAGCTCGAGAGGATAGGCAATCTCCTTGGCCTCCCTAAGTCCGTCAAGGACGAGGCTGCACTGATTTACAGGAAGGCGGTAGAGAAGGGCCTAGTGAGGGGAAGGTCCATAGAGAGCGTCGTAGCCGCATCCATATATGCCTCGTGTAGGAGGATGAAGATAGCTAGGACGTTGGACGAGATAGCCCAGTACACCAAAGCTAACAGGAAGGAGGTCGCTAGGTGCTATAGGCTGTTGTTGAGGGAACTCGACGTGGAGGTTCCAGTGTCAGACCCCAAGGACTACGTCACCAGGATCGGCTCACTTTTGGGCTTAAGCGGGGCCACCATGAAGCTAGCAGCTGAGATCCTTGAGAAGGGAAAGAACGTGGGCCTCACGGCCGGAAAAGATCCAGCTGGGCTTGCCGCAGCCGCGATCTACATCGCTGCCCTCCTCAACGACGAGAGGAGGACTCAGAAAGAGATAGCCCAAGTAGCTGGAGTGACGGAAGTTACTGTAAGGAACAGGTACAAGGAGTTAACCCAAGAATTGAAGATACCTATCCAGAATCAATAA
- a CDS encoding DUF5591 domain-containing protein, protein MSSACERLYSYLPSTRDPVIKVNGVDLFKHPVVKAWHEYFLTTWKSDKAVAMFLPCTSVKPYSRSATHRLAYALLKKYGLEEKVQVYSVSEPMLLVPKELEECYPFNSYDYPPAKMSEAEKEEFSELLVPFLRKVSSQHERLIAVLPRHHYKVVEKASGLAHVSVELHSYGRLAFKTISGVIAYIKVFQEESYKIMKASQGGM, encoded by the coding sequence ATGAGCTCTGCTTGCGAAAGGCTCTATAGCTACTTACCGTCGACTAGAGACCCCGTGATCAAGGTCAACGGAGTGGACTTGTTTAAGCACCCCGTCGTAAAAGCGTGGCACGAGTACTTCTTGACGACGTGGAAGAGCGACAAAGCTGTCGCAATGTTCTTACCTTGCACCTCAGTGAAGCCCTACAGCCGTTCGGCCACCCACAGACTAGCGTATGCACTACTCAAGAAGTACGGGCTAGAAGAGAAGGTTCAAGTGTATTCTGTCTCTGAGCCCATGTTACTCGTACCAAAGGAGTTGGAGGAGTGCTACCCCTTTAACTCCTACGATTATCCTCCTGCTAAGATGAGCGAGGCGGAAAAGGAGGAGTTCTCAGAGCTTTTAGTACCGTTCCTTAGGAAAGTCTCTTCGCAACACGAAAGGCTCATTGCAGTCCTCCCTAGACACCACTACAAGGTAGTCGAAAAGGCCAGTGGGCTAGCCCACGTCAGCGTCGAGCTACACAGTTACGGGAGGCTGGCGTTCAAGACAATCTCCGGTGTAATTGCTTATATTAAAGTCTTCCAAGAGGAGAGTTACAAAATAATGAAAGCCTCGCAGGGCGGGATGTAA
- a CDS encoding thioredoxin domain-containing protein, protein MNKLANSKSAFLRGSANHPIDWFPWGEEAFEKAKRENKPILVDVGAAWCHWCHVMDKSYEDPEVVKIVNENFVAIKVDRDEMPDLDRTLQNLVYSITGESGWPLTVFMTPDKKVFFGGTYFPPEDSYGRIGLKRLLREILRAWNQKMRKIESSSIYIANLQTPLQGNEKVDVDVVASTYSAIVGAYDIEYGGIGTSAKFPHPKIDQFLFAYTAWTGEDLGRKLASFTLSRMYYRGLFDQAGGGFHRYTVDREWTTPHFEKLLIDNAELIYDYFNGYIATGDAVTKDALGLTVQFLLRDLMREGSFANSIDADSDGIEGGYYTWTEKEMDEALGEESRYYKKVFGIFEPGGEVEGRKVLKLTYEIGEIARSTGSSPEQIIMRLRTVREKLREYRDRTRRRPFVDENAYTHPNCVAAESLLYASLITGKGREEALAVVDKLGKKASRRLDGGDDGLLEDYASALNALIAAYEVTSDRKYLQRALDVYQELSSFEVNGKFVDSLGNIPKYDMPNESPVSSALRGIYKLELLGYAQVGNKLDVISGSEDFTFLAGLVNTLGAYLKGGAHVVVVDEKDGKADELHREALLLYYPFKVVERVSVDHKDEVSSTVRSMINEGKGRSRAFVCVGNTCSLPVTDGEKVKALLRTKLT, encoded by the coding sequence ATGAATAAGTTAGCTAACAGCAAGAGCGCTTTTCTAAGGGGGTCGGCTAATCATCCCATAGACTGGTTCCCTTGGGGAGAGGAGGCCTTTGAGAAGGCGAAGAGGGAAAACAAGCCCATCCTTGTTGACGTGGGGGCAGCATGGTGCCACTGGTGCCACGTGATGGACAAGAGCTACGAGGATCCGGAGGTCGTTAAAATAGTTAACGAGAACTTCGTGGCTATCAAAGTGGACAGAGACGAGATGCCAGACCTAGACAGGACCCTCCAGAACTTGGTTTACTCGATAACCGGGGAGTCGGGCTGGCCCCTGACCGTGTTCATGACACCAGACAAAAAGGTGTTTTTCGGCGGTACGTATTTCCCTCCGGAGGACTCCTATGGTAGGATCGGACTGAAGAGGTTACTTAGGGAAATACTGAGGGCGTGGAACCAAAAGATGAGAAAAATAGAGTCCTCCTCCATTTACATCGCAAATTTGCAGACCCCCTTGCAGGGCAATGAAAAGGTGGACGTGGACGTCGTAGCTTCAACTTATTCCGCAATTGTCGGAGCTTACGACATCGAGTACGGTGGTATAGGAACCTCAGCTAAGTTTCCTCACCCCAAGATAGACCAGTTCCTTTTTGCGTATACGGCTTGGACAGGCGAGGATCTAGGGAGGAAGCTGGCGTCCTTCACCCTAAGTAGGATGTACTACAGAGGTCTGTTCGACCAGGCAGGAGGCGGGTTCCATAGGTACACAGTAGACAGGGAATGGACCACTCCACACTTTGAGAAATTACTAATAGATAACGCAGAATTAATTTACGACTACTTCAACGGGTACATTGCGACTGGAGATGCTGTGACGAAAGACGCTCTTGGCCTCACAGTCCAGTTCCTTTTGAGAGATCTCATGAGAGAGGGCAGTTTTGCAAACAGCATCGACGCAGATAGCGACGGCATTGAGGGAGGATACTACACTTGGACGGAGAAAGAGATGGACGAGGCACTAGGAGAGGAAAGCAGATACTACAAAAAGGTGTTTGGGATTTTCGAGCCAGGGGGAGAAGTAGAGGGGAGGAAAGTGCTCAAGTTAACTTACGAGATAGGGGAGATAGCAAGGAGCACTGGCTCGTCCCCTGAACAGATTATCATGAGATTACGGACGGTGAGGGAAAAGCTCAGGGAGTACCGGGACAGGACCAGGAGAAGGCCATTCGTAGACGAAAACGCCTATACTCATCCAAACTGCGTCGCCGCTGAGTCATTACTTTATGCATCCTTAATAACTGGAAAGGGAAGAGAAGAGGCTCTAGCCGTAGTCGACAAACTGGGAAAGAAAGCGAGTAGAAGGCTAGACGGCGGTGACGATGGCCTTCTCGAGGACTACGCATCAGCTCTAAACGCGTTAATTGCCGCATATGAGGTGACCTCAGACCGCAAGTACCTTCAGAGGGCCCTTGACGTGTACCAAGAGCTTAGCTCCTTTGAGGTAAACGGAAAGTTTGTGGACTCCTTAGGCAATATACCCAAGTACGACATGCCAAACGAGTCTCCGGTGTCCTCTGCGTTACGGGGGATATACAAACTAGAGCTACTCGGTTACGCCCAAGTTGGCAATAAACTAGACGTGATCTCAGGATCTGAGGACTTTACCTTCCTAGCTGGGTTGGTAAATACTTTAGGCGCATACTTGAAGGGTGGGGCTCACGTAGTAGTTGTTGACGAGAAAGACGGAAAGGCTGATGAACTGCACAGAGAAGCCCTACTTCTCTACTACCCATTCAAGGTAGTCGAGAGGGTGTCAGTGGACCACAAGGACGAGGTGAGCTCCACTGTAAGGTCCATGATAAACGAGGGAAAGGGAAGGAGCAGGGCCTTTGTATGCGTGGGGAATACTTGTAGCCTTCCAGTTACAGACGGAGAAAAAGTAAAAGCGCTGTTACGCACAAAATTAACGTGA
- a CDS encoding SDR family NAD(P)-dependent oxidoreductase, whose amino-acid sequence MRLKGENVLVIGVSKGLGYALAYFLVREGANVIVNSGNVEKLKEITNTLSKYGNVKYVDGRIVDKESARNVIERAYKEFGNLDGLAVLIGGYVEDDVHSLKGLDEMINNHIKYPLYVASEAVRFMNPGSAIVLVSAIRGIDKALPNQLSYSIAKAGLAKAVEVLATELVKKEIRVVGIAPSWIDGEFEPDRNWRKLRKLGDPKAPPEDFARVIVWLMTEESQWVNGVVIPVDGGARLL is encoded by the coding sequence ATGAGACTAAAGGGAGAAAATGTTCTGGTGATTGGAGTAAGCAAGGGTTTGGGTTACGCGTTAGCGTACTTCTTGGTTAGAGAAGGGGCAAACGTAATAGTAAACTCAGGAAACGTAGAGAAGCTAAAAGAGATAACCAACACGCTCAGCAAGTACGGTAACGTAAAGTACGTTGATGGTAGAATAGTAGACAAGGAGAGTGCACGTAACGTGATAGAGAGGGCTTATAAGGAGTTCGGGAACTTGGACGGGCTAGCTGTGCTCATAGGCGGCTACGTGGAGGACGACGTGCACAGCTTAAAGGGACTCGACGAGATGATAAACAACCACATAAAGTACCCGCTTTACGTGGCCTCAGAGGCCGTGAGGTTCATGAACCCTGGCTCAGCCATTGTTCTGGTGTCTGCCATAAGGGGAATAGACAAGGCGTTGCCAAACCAACTCTCCTATTCAATAGCTAAGGCTGGACTGGCCAAGGCAGTGGAAGTACTGGCTACGGAACTGGTGAAGAAGGAAATAAGGGTTGTTGGAATAGCTCCAAGCTGGATAGACGGGGAGTTTGAACCGGATAGGAATTGGAGGAAGTTGAGGAAACTAGGTGATCCAAAGGCACCTCCAGAGGACTTTGCCAGAGTAATAGTCTGGCTAATGACTGAGGAGTCCCAGTGGGTCAATGGAGTGGTAATACCAGTAGATGGGGGTGCAAGGCTATTGTGA
- a CDS encoding TenA family protein translates to MVNSDTLKESVGELWEKYVKHDFVKRMKDGSLPLENFRYYLIQDSKYVRVMLKSLLNASSKGPIDQVSKIILKVFQTTDKGSEVHSFLLSQLKVTEKEIQDTGYSLVNYAYTRHLFYHSNLGWKQFLVAWTPCMWGYMEVGEYVLGSPNPLYNKWAEFYSSPHYRTRVEAILDALNLIDLDEGLFKVFMDSVNFEIMFWDSSMRMDPTPFHGD, encoded by the coding sequence ATTGTGAACTCCGACACTCTAAAAGAAAGCGTAGGAGAACTATGGGAGAAGTACGTCAAGCACGATTTTGTTAAAAGGATGAAAGATGGCTCCCTGCCGCTAGAGAACTTCAGATATTACCTCATCCAGGACTCCAAATACGTTAGGGTAATGCTCAAAAGCCTCTTAAACGCTTCATCAAAGGGACCTATAGACCAGGTCTCTAAAATCATACTTAAAGTATTCCAAACCACGGACAAGGGAAGCGAGGTCCATTCCTTTTTATTGAGCCAGCTCAAGGTAACCGAGAAGGAGATCCAAGATACTGGCTACTCGTTAGTTAACTACGCTTACACTAGGCACTTGTTTTATCACTCTAACTTGGGCTGGAAGCAGTTTCTCGTAGCGTGGACTCCGTGCATGTGGGGGTACATGGAGGTGGGGGAATACGTCCTCGGTTCCCCAAACCCCCTGTACAATAAGTGGGCGGAGTTCTATTCCTCTCCACACTACAGAACGAGGGTTGAAGCCATTCTTGATGCTCTAAACTTGATAGATCTAGATGAGGGCCTCTTCAAGGTGTTTATGGACAGCGTCAATTTCGAGATAATGTTCTGGGACTCTTCCATGAGAATGGATCCTACGCCTTTCCACGGCGACTAG
- a CDS encoding TIGR04084 family radical SAM/SPASM domain-containing protein has product MLWLVMTTGKCNLVCDYCGGSFPKDVVPWKIGYNIEKLKKLIELDPEATVIFYGGEPLNNPKLIMNFIDRVRAKRIGIQTNGTLVKLLPQKYWKKINVALMSIDGRPEITDKHRGKNIYKVVTENTRLLKSLGVEIIARMTVTEDTDIYEDVTHLLSLGIFDKVHWQLNVVWTERWNVEKWAKESYLPGIKKLVELFVDNVRRGKVVKIIPILGVISAHYFEGYRGSPCGAGYKSVTVTPEGRILSCPIAVREKWAELGTVDGFKLLEDPLPEECKTCEFKRYCGGRCLYASKEKYWGEEGFKVVDQITKEYLRIVLSSIPEIDDAIKKGAIRLSDLKYDPTMDSTEVIP; this is encoded by the coding sequence ATGCTATGGCTAGTGATGACCACGGGTAAATGCAACTTAGTTTGCGACTATTGTGGAGGCTCTTTTCCTAAGGACGTAGTTCCTTGGAAAATCGGGTACAACATTGAAAAGTTAAAGAAGTTGATAGAGTTGGATCCAGAAGCTACAGTCATTTTCTACGGTGGCGAACCCCTGAATAACCCCAAGCTCATCATGAACTTTATCGATAGGGTAAGGGCTAAGAGGATAGGGATCCAGACAAACGGAACCTTGGTAAAGCTTTTGCCACAAAAATATTGGAAGAAGATCAACGTAGCCCTTATGTCAATTGACGGGAGGCCAGAAATAACCGACAAGCATAGGGGTAAAAACATCTATAAAGTTGTCACAGAGAACACAAGGTTACTGAAGTCCTTGGGCGTTGAGATAATAGCCAGGATGACAGTTACGGAGGACACTGACATTTACGAGGACGTCACACACCTCTTAAGCCTAGGAATATTTGACAAGGTTCACTGGCAACTCAACGTTGTGTGGACTGAGAGGTGGAACGTCGAAAAGTGGGCCAAAGAGAGCTATCTACCGGGAATTAAGAAGCTCGTGGAGCTGTTTGTGGACAACGTGCGGAGGGGAAAAGTTGTCAAGATCATACCGATCTTAGGGGTGATCTCTGCCCATTACTTTGAGGGCTATAGAGGGTCTCCTTGCGGTGCTGGTTACAAGTCTGTGACTGTCACCCCTGAAGGGAGAATATTGTCCTGTCCCATCGCAGTCAGGGAAAAATGGGCAGAGCTAGGGACTGTGGATGGGTTTAAGCTCCTCGAGGACCCGCTTCCTGAAGAGTGTAAGACGTGTGAGTTCAAGAGGTATTGTGGTGGTAGATGTCTATACGCCTCAAAGGAGAAGTACTGGGGGGAAGAAGGGTTCAAGGTGGTAGATCAAATTACCAAGGAGTACCTAAGGATAGTGCTCTCCTCCATCCCTGAAATAGACGACGCAATCAAGAAGGGCGCAATTAGGCTGAGCGACCTCAAGTACGACCCGACGATGGACTCTACGGAGGTTATACCATAA